Proteins encoded in a region of the Bacteroidales bacterium genome:
- a CDS encoding phosphate-starvation-inducible PsiE family protein translates to LLISLELLQTIKMYLDEKIVHTEIVLEVAMIALARKIIIIDFEKVNSLNALAIAAILLALAVAYFLQKTSRKREV, encoded by the coding sequence GCTTCTTATTTCTCTGGAACTTCTCCAGACAATCAAAATGTATCTCGATGAAAAAATAGTCCATACTGAAATTGTTCTGGAAGTTGCCATGATTGCTCTTGCAAGAAAAATCATCATCATCGATTTCGAAAAAGTCAACAGCCTGAATGCCCTTGCCATTGCTGCAATACTGCTGGCACTGGCTGTTGCCTACTTCCTTCAGAAAACATCCAGAAAACGGGAAGTCTGA